CACAGGCGACGTCACCGACATGTACCGTGCCGGAGTCATCGAACCTCACCGAGTCAAAAAACAGGCAATCCAATCCGCAGCAGAAGCCGCAGAAATGATCCTAAGGATCGACGACGTCATTGCATCCACTGGTGCAGGTAAAGAACCTGACATGGGTGGAATGGAAGGAATGGGCGGAATGCCTGGTGGAATGCCACCAATGATGTAAG
The nucleotide sequence above comes from Methanobacterium sp. Maddingley MBC34. Encoded proteins:
- a CDS encoding chaperonin GroEL (PFAM: TCP-1/cpn60 chaperonin family); the encoded protein is MAKGLKEYADTISGREQLAVTAFAEALEVVPKTLAENAGLDSIDALVDLRAAHEKSLYMGLNVFTGDVTDMYRAGVIEPHRVKKQAIQSAAEAAEMILRIDDVIASTGAGKEPDMGGMEGMGGMPGGMPPMM